One Terriglobia bacterium genomic window, TGCGGCAATCTCCTTCGCCAGACCTGCAGGCTTTTCACCCGCTTCGATGAGAGCCCAAACGATATAGGCGTTCGTCGTATCGACCGGGGCGTGGCCGAAGGTGTCCACCGCTTTCGAGCTCAAATTGAATCCACCCTTACTATCGCGGCGGGAAAGCAGCCACCCCCGGGTGCGATCGAGCATGTCTTTGTCCACGCTGCGCACCTGCGACATGTCTGTGAACTGCATCAGCCCATAGGCCGTCAGCGCCTCATGGCCGGGATCGCCGCCAAACCATTCGTAGCCTCTCGTCCGGGACTCGAAACCTGTGAGTCTTTTGTACGAGACCTCGAGCAGGTCCCTGGCCTTCTCGATGATCGCCGGGTCCACGCCCGTGTGCGTGAGGAAATACTGCTGGGCCATGACCATGGGATAGCTTGTCGAACTGGTCTGTTCAAAACATCCGTAAGGCTGTTGAAGAAGCGATTGAAGCGCGTCCGTCATGCTGGCAAACGGAGTGGGGTAGACCGTCACGCTCGAGGACAGGCTTCCGTGGACGACATCTTCCGGAATTGTGAACTCGAATGTTCTTGAACCAGTCCGCTCGAGCGTTCCGCCCATGGATGTTTCGTGAGGGAAGCCCGGCGATTGGACATCGAGTGTTCGCTTAACGCTATCGCTATAGGACCCGGCATTCGCGTCGAACATGAGATTGGCCAGGCCGCTGAACTCGCGGCCGACTTCAACCTGCACGAGCTGCCGCGAGCGCTCTTTTGGACCAAGAGTTGTGGATTTGCTGCCGGGCATCGTGAAATGGATCCCGTCAGGTCCCTTCGCAGTGAGTTGGGCGTCACGAAGCTCCCGGCTCACGCCATTGACCATGGAAACGGGAAGCTGAATGACATCACCGCTGGTGACTTGCAGCGGGATCTTCGGCTCGATGGAGAAGGGTTGCACAGACTCGATCTCGCTGGCGCCGGACCCCAGTGTCCCGTCCTGCGAGAAGGCATCGGCAAGAACCCGGAACGAAGTCACCGAATCGCTGAGGTTGAAGGAGACGGTGGCGATTCCGGTTCGCTCGTCCGTTTTCACGCCTGCATTCCAGTAGACCGTTTCCGAGAAATCGCTGCGCGACGCTTCCGTCCAGTCCGGAGCAAGGGCGTGTGCGTACTCTCGAACCGCAACGAGATTGTTGGGAATCAGGCGGCCGGCGGGTTGTTTTTTGTCGCGCAGGACTCTGGCCATGTCCTTGTCGACTGGAAGTTCAGCTGCAGGAACATTGACGTCCGCGTTGGCGCGGCGGATCACCCCTCCCAAAACGCCGCTCAGAATTCCCGCGGCTTGCCCCTGCTGTCCCTGCTGCTCCGGCGGTGCCCCGGCTTGAGCTTGCGGTAGAACAGCGCGTCCGCCGCCACGTCCGCCAGCTCCTATGGGTCCCGCGGCAGCCATTTCCGCCACTCGCGCGACAGGCGTCGCCTGAAGCCGAAAATCCTGCCGCGCCGGTCCATTGTGGCCGACTTGCAATTCCACGATTTGCGTTTGGAAACCCCGTTGAAACGCGCTCACGCGGTACGTTCCTGACGGCAGCACCGGGAACGTATACTTACCGCTTTGGCTCGTAATCACCCAGGCAAAGGAACCCGTGACGACATTTGTGGCTTCAATCGTCGCACCGGATATCAAGGCATGCGTGGAATCCCGGACATCACCGCTGAAGGCGCCGTTTCCCACGAAAGCAAATCGTCTCCAGCCTTGAGTACCGAGCAGAAGATCGGTCGCGAGCGGCGCTTTCGGATTGGTTTCGTCAAGGTAGACGTGCGCGTCGGCCAGGTCCTTCACCTCGTGTTCGAGCAGGACCATGACGGGTAGTCGAGGGGCCTGTTCGCGCTTGTCGATCACCTCGAGAATGCTGGAGTCGGTGGCCGTCAGGCCGACGACGGCGGCGACAGGCTTGCCTGCTTCATCCGTCGTCGACACGCGGAGGCTGACTTTGTCGCCCGGAACGTAGTCTGCGCGATCCGTCGTGACCTGGACCTTGAGCCGATGTTCGGGTGCGCGAAAGACCAGGCGTTCGGCCAGCGGTGTCTTCTGATCGTCGAAGACAGTGGCAATGATCACGCCGCCTAACGATCGGGGAACCGTGAAAGTTACCGTACTTGTTGCGTTTGCACCGAGCGCGATCGACTTGTAGGCAATTTCCTTCTCGTGCTGGCTCAACGCGACACCATATTGGCCGGCCTGAGTGGCGGCGACGCGAACCACGACATCTTTTGTTCTGGCGGTGATATCGGACGCGGAAGAGATGACCACTCCGGATTCTTTAACAGCCGGCAACGGATAGATGGTCTTGATACCTGCCGGCTCAGTGATGCGAAGGGAATACCTCTCACCTTTTAAGGGAACAATGAGAAGCGGCCGCGGCCTTCGTGTTCCGTCCGGAAGGTTGCGACCTGCTTGCCTTTGGCGTCAACGATAACGCCGGCGGTATCCGCAGGCTTTTTGGCCGGAGTTCTACCTTCTATATAGACGCGGTTCGGCAAGCCGGCGACGAGATCGCCGCCCTCCGGATAGATTGCGAGATCGACAGTCTGCAGAAGAATCGGAATCGTTTTCGTGGCGGTCTCGACCGTGCCGCCATCCTCGACGATCATCGCAAGAACGCCTTCGCCGCGCCCGATAGCCGGCGGAAGTTTGAAATTGGTCCCGGCATTACCCGAGGAATCGATCCGGGTTGCGCCTGTCCATATCTCCGCACCGTCAACCCGGGCGCTGACCGAGACCTTGGCGCCGGCTGGAATCCCGCCTTCGGCGCGTTCGACATGAAGACTTGCGGAAACGGTATCGCCAGGGCCGTAGCCATCGCGGCCAAAGACGATCTGGCTCTTCAGGCGGGGAGCGCGATAGGCGCGAATATCGAATTTGCGCTCGGCCGGAAGGTCGCTCCAGGGGTGAGAAATCCGGACCGTATATTCGCCGCCCGGCTGGCCTGCCGGGATCTCCCAGGCAAATCCCACCACGCTTTCGCTAATAGGCGAGAAACCCGCCGCGACCGTATCCCCTTTAGGGCCCTTGATTTCAAAGGAAGCGGTGCGGCTTTGGCCGGCCACCGGCGGCATCGGGGAGTGGCCGTTTGCGCGGAGCACAATCCCGCGGACATAAACCTTTTCGCCCGTCCGGTAGATGGGTTTATCCGTCGAAACGTGGGTCAGATAACTTTCCATGACAGGATCGCTGCCGATTTGCGCAATCAGCAGGCCTCCGGCCGCCATAGCCGCGATGGCCAATAGGATGCGAGTGAAGCTGGACCTCATAGAACCCCCCTCTCTCGTTAACCTCCAAACCCGCCGTTTCTTAGGTAAGAGTTTTAGCCGCAGATGACGCGGATGACCTCTCTGGAAATTTTCAAACCATTTCCGGTTTGAAAAAGCAGAACAGGGCGACACCGGACACGGCAAAGAATATGCCAAGAGCCGCATAGGGAATCAGTGGAGTGTAAAGGGCGATTCCGATCATTCCCAATATCGCTGAGATGATCGAGAGGTAGGCGGCTGACCTGACCTCCGGTGCACTTCCAAGGAACAGAAGACTGCCGAACAGGGTGTTCAGGAACATCAGCGACCATTGCAACCGGGCCAACCGGTAAATGTTTTGCGCGGCTTCATCTGTGAAAACAGCGGCATTCGCCGCGCCAGCGGTCAAGTCCAGCACTTGAACACGGAGAAATAGAAAAGCGGCAGACGTCACGATCAGGACAATACCGAGTTTACGCAGCTTGGGCCGGATGGCGGCCATTGCAAGGGCTGACGCCGCCGAAAAGAGGCCCCAGAAGGCGAGAACATCCATCGGATGGGATGCGTTTCTTTCCAGAACTGCCCGGCGGATTGCCGATCCGGGAGCGCCAAACAGGTTATCGAGGTCCGGCTTGCTGCGGACGAATTCGGCGGGCAACAGCGGGGATATTGCACGGATGTGATCGGGTACGTTTGGAAACAGATGCACGGTCGTGTTCAACAGCGCTACTCCGATGACGAATGGCGCGAAAATCGCGCACAATTGAAGAACCTGATCCCTCGAGTCCATCTGCTTCTGCGGCCCATGATGCGGAAGACCGCTTCGAGAGGCAAGTGTAATGTGATGACCACACGCACGTTTTATGATAGGTATTTGCCGATGCCGGGATTTCGGGAAAGCTTCGCCTGGTTCAAGCACCTGGTCGTCGTGGACTGCGCAGCCGGTTGCCGCTACTGCGCCCGGATTCAGCTCAAAACTGAAGGAAAGGCACAAAGAAAGGCGCAAAAGCTGAATGCTCTCGAGCGGCTCTGTCTCGAAGCCATGCTCGAGTTGGGCGCCCCGGCCGAGGCGGTTGCCGTCGTCACGCGGGTTCAGCGGCGCCTGGGCAAATGGCGCCTGCCGCAGATCTACCGCTGTTTCGACCGTCTGGAGCGCCGCCGCATGGCGTGCTCGCTGGTCGCGCCTCAGAAGACAGATCCTGTTTCGGGAGCCAAACGATTATTCCGGGTCGAGCCCGCAGGGCTGGGCGCTCTCGGCAAAGGCGTTCCAGCCGAATCCTTCGACAATCAAAACGCGCAGACGCTGGCGGAAATTCTTCGTTCGAGGGATTCGCTTGCCACGAAGGAGATTCTTTTCATCGGTATCGGCATCTGTTTTGAAGCGGCGTGCGCTCACCGGCAGGGAATCATCCACGGCGGCATCCTGCCGAAGAATATCCTGGTGACGCCGGGTCTCGAGGTAAAACTGATCAACGCCGAAGGTGGAGCGGACGGTGACCCGGCCGCCGATATCGAACAGATCCGCGGCGTACTTCATCAGATGACGCTCTATGCGTCGAAGCCGGAGGACCTGAAGTGGATTGCGGAAAGCCTTTCCGCCGCGCCGGTGCTGCCTTCCGCGGAAGATATTCAATATGGTCTCCAGCACCGGGTGGAAAGTACGTATTCCCCACCGCCGTCCCTCGAATGGCTGGAGGATACGCTTAGTTGGTGCTTTATCATTGTGTTCGGGGTCCTTTACTGGTACATGACGCACCCGGCCGATATACCGTTCCACGTTCAAAATTCCTTATTGTATTGGTTCGGCCAATAAGACGAAAACATTCCGAATGACGCAGAGGGAAAAGGAAGAACAGGAAGCGCAACTCTTTCTCGACGCCGTGAAGGAGGTTAAGCGGATCAAGCACCGGCTGGTGGAGCGTTCAAACGGTCCGTCGGGCGATGCCCCGGCTTACACCCGGGCGGTGCCGGCGCGCGATGATTCGGACAAGAGCAGTCCGGATGAGAGCTCTTTTCTCAGAAGCGGAGTACAGCTGAACGTCCTCCGCAAACTTCGGAAGGGTCATTTTCCAATCGAAGGTGAATTGGATCTGCACGGATACTCCAGCGCTGAAGCAGAACCGGAGTTGCGCGCTTTTCTCCTCGCCGCGCGCAGCCCGGATCGGCAGCGCAGCGTGCGCGTCATCCACGGAAAGGGCCACGGCTCGCCGAACGGAACCTCGGTGCTGAAGCAAAAGACGCAACACTGGCTGCGTGAATGCGATGCCGTTCTCGCCTTTTGCCCGGCTCGGCCGGCCGATGGAGGGAGCGGCGCATTGTATGTACTGCTCCGGAAGAGGTGAGCCGGAGAGGCCGTTTTGCCACAAGAAGCAGATAGCGCTAAAAAACGAGGCCGCTCAACAGCATGGCTTACCGGCGATTCGGGAAATCCGGTCGCCGCGCGACAATTCAGTCGCGAAAGTTCGTTCGACAACGTCGGGCGCGGCTTGATGCCTCAAAGCGCTTAGCCTGATGATCGGTGGCCTGGCGAACGGTGCGGTGATCGCGGGCTTGGTTGCCCGGTATCTGCAGTCGCAATTATTCGGAGTGACGGCGTTCGACATTTCCACGTACCTGATCGCGATGGCGATCCTTACGCACATTTCTGGCCGGCGATGATGGCGCATTCGTGCTTGCCGACTCTTTTTCCGCAAATTTGCGGACAGTCCTTGAGTCCAGGTGCCCGTACCGGCCGCGGATAGCCCAAGTCAAACGCCCATTGACTACGCATATACACTAGCATACACACCTATATGCGGTTTGAATGGGACGAATCCAAGAATCGGAACAACTATCGCAAACATGGGATCTGTTTGAAGAGGCGCAGACTGTTTGGGCAGATCCTCGTTCGATGGAGTTCTTGGACCCAGAGCATAGCGAAGAGGAGGACCGATTTCTCCGGATCGGGTATTCGACCCGCGGCCGATTGCTGTTGATCGTTTTCTGCGAACGGGAAACTGGCGGCGTGATTCGTCTGATCTCTGCACGTAGGGCGGCAATTAAGGAAACAAAAACGTATGAAGAAGGAATATGATTTGAAAAAACTCAAGCGTCGGCCGGGTACGCCGAAATCGGACCCGGAGGCCGCAAAAATCCCCATCAGTATTCGGCTCGATGGATCAGTACTTGCAACTCTGAAGACCGAAGCGGAACGTCTTGGAATTCCCTATCAGACCTACATTG contains:
- a CDS encoding carboxypeptidase regulatory-like domain-containing protein is translated as MVISSASDITARTKDVVVRVAATQAGQYGVALSQHEKEIAYKSIALGANATSTVTFTVPRSLGGVIIATVFDDQKTPLAERLVFRAPEHRLKVQVTTDRADYVPGDKVSLRVSTTDEAGKPVAAVVGLTATDSSILEVIDKREQAPRLPVMVLLEHEVKDLADAHVYLDETNPKAPLATDLLLGTQGWRRFAFVGNGAFSGDVRDSTHALISGATIEATNVVTGSFAWVITSQSGKYTFPVLPSGTYRVSAFQRGFQTQIVELQVGHNGPARQDFRLQATPVARVAEMAAAGPIGAGGRGGGRAVLPQAQAGAPPEQQGQQGQAAGILSGVLGGVIRRANADVNVPAAELPVDKDMARVLRDKKQPAGRLIPNNLVAVREYAHALAPDWTEASRSDFSETVYWNAGVKTDERTGIATVSFNLSDSVTSFRVLADAFSQDGTLGSGASEIESVQPFSIEPKIPLQVTSGDVIQLPVSMVNGVSRELRDAQLTAKGPDGIHFTMPGSKSTTLGPKERSRQLVQVEVGREFSGLANLMFDANAGSYSDSVKRTLDVQSPGFPHETSMGGTLERTGSRTFEFTIPEDVVHGSLSSSVTVYPTPFASMTDALQSLLQQPYGCFEQTSSTSYPMVMAQQYFLTHTGVDPAIIEKARDLLEVSYKRLTGFESRTRGYEWFGGDPGHEALTAYGLMQFTDMSQVRSVDKDMLDRTRGWLLSRRDSKGGFNLSSKAVDTFGHAPVDTTNAYIVWALIEAGEKPAGLAKEIAAIKASADSTQDSYILALSANILHETGDPAGARELMDRLVKKQASAGNVDGAVTSITRSGGDALAIETTALSVLAWMHEPAYAENVERSMRWIIQSNKSGRFGSTQSTVLALRSIVAYDNAHARPKTPGRIVLAVDGKPVGQPVAFTADTKGALKLPEFANVLGAGKHAVAVRMEDGSDMPFSIGIQYHSLLPDSSDQTKIAIRVSLKDSSLQEGAVTEAAVSIANKTGEAIPSPVAIVGIPGGLEVRHDQLKELVRAGRIDAYEVIGREVVLYWRYLKANDNFELPLSLVAAIPGSFTGPASRAYLYYTDEYKNWAPGLRVTVTAR
- a CDS encoding MG2 domain-containing protein; this encodes MRSSFTRILLAIAAMAAGGLLIAQIGSDPVMESYLTHVSTDKPIYRTGEKVYVRGIVLRANGHSPMPPVAGQSRTASFEIKGPKGDTVAAGFSPISESVVGFAWEIPAGQPGGEYTVRISHPWSDLPAERKFDIRAYRAPRLKSQIVFGRDGYGPGDTVSASLHVERAEGGIPAGAKVSVSARVDGAEIWTGATRIDSSGNAGTNFKLPPAIGRGEGVLAMIVEDGGTVETATKTIPILLQTVDLAIYPEGGDLVAGLPNRVYIEGRTPAKKPADTAGVIVDAKGKQVATFRTEHEGRGRFSLFP
- a CDS encoding Smr/MutS family protein yields the protein MTQREKEEQEAQLFLDAVKEVKRIKHRLVERSNGPSGDAPAYTRAVPARDDSDKSSPDESSFLRSGVQLNVLRKLRKGHFPIEGELDLHGYSSAEAEPELRAFLLAARSPDRQRSVRVIHGKGHGSPNGTSVLKQKTQHWLRECDAVLAFCPARPADGGSGALYVLLRKR
- a CDS encoding BrnT family toxin, which encodes MEFLDPEHSEEEDRFLRIGYSTRGRLLLIVFCERETGGVIRLISARRAAIKETKTYEEGI
- a CDS encoding BrnA antitoxin family protein, which encodes MKKEYDLKKLKRRPGTPKSDPEAAKIPISIRLDGSVLATLKTEAERLGIPYQTYIGSVLYRFAQGELIDRKTVDLLKQLKVS